The DNA window CAACTGGAACGGGTTGTGCCTGAAATTGTGAGTACGGATAATCAAAATCTAAAAGGAATAGATTATGTATCGATTATTCCTTTACTTGTTAAATCCATTCAGGAATTAAATCAGAGAATAGAAGTATTAGAAAAGCAATTACAAACTTGTTGCCCTACAAATCTTAAAAAATAGCCGCCATGAATCGTGAAGTAAATCAAGTCGGGAAGTGGATTGTCTATGCAATTTTATTAGTGATTATAAATATCCATCAAATCAAGGCGCAGATACCTGTTAATGATATGACCTGGGATTCGATATTTTATGATGCTTTTAACTCATTAGATACATCCAGATGGAATAGAGAATATTCATGGGGACGAGCAAACAATGGATTAGAGTTGTGCATTGATTCCAACCTGATATTTCAAAGTGGATGGCTGAAGATAAGAACCGATACACTTGTGCCTAACACAAATTATTCCGGCAAATCATACAGATATCAAGGAGGAATACTAAGATCAAAGGCTTCATATAAGTATGGATATTTTGAAACTTCTTCCAAAATGCCCATGGGAAGAGGTTTGTGGCCGGCGTTCTGGCTACTTAAAATAAATGGCTGTACATGGTATAATGAGATAGATATTAATGAACCTGGAGGTCCTCAATCAGAAACAGGATCAAAGACTACATTGAATTACTTGTGGAAATGGGCTCATGTGGATTCCTGTAGATCATCTCCCAATCAAGCAATTGAAGTAAATGTAGGCAACACTGCTCAAGAACATAAATATGGGGTTCTGTGGCAACCCGGAAAGATGATTTGGTTTCTGGACGACTCTGTAGTGTACGCTGAATCCAATATAGACAGCACTCCGAGTAATGCTATGGAAATTTACCTCAATTTTGCTATTGATCCTTGGAATCCACCAAATGGAGGAAGTGTTTTTCCAAAATATTACGAAACCAATTGGATAAAAGTTCATCAACTCAAGAGAGCATGTGATGTAGACACTGCACCTTGTCCGTATAATCATGCCACCTATGACCGTAAAATAAAAAAGAGCATTTCCCTCGGAGGTGCAGGATGTAGTTCTTCATTAAGTACACAAGATCAGATAAGTCTTTGGGCAACTGATTATATCTTACTTAGTGATTCCGTTACTTTAAATCAATCCGGTACCGGATTCATCAGTTTGAACATTTCCGCTTGTCCTAATTAATACAATCCATAAAATAGAATTATGAAAAAAATAATTATATTGGTAACCATCATCCTACAAAGTGTTTTTGCATATGCTCAGGTAACAGACTTTGAAGGGAATATATATGACACAGTAGTAATCGGGAAGCAAACCTGGCTAAAACAAAATCTACGATCAAAATATTACAGCGATGGTGTGCCTATTCCACAAGAGTATTATTTGCCCACCAACGGAATAGATAGTTTGGTAAAACGTTATGGATATTTATATCATTACAAAGCATACAGTCGTGATGAAAGAGGAAAAAAAATTCATGGCGCTTGTCCTCATGGATATTTTATTGCAACACCCGCAGAACTTCACGACTTAATGATCTTTTTAGATGCAGATACCTCTGATATATATTGGGGTAAATATAGTTATGTCAGTAAGAAACTTGCGGATACCAGTTGGCCATACGCGACCAATTCTTCCGGATTGAGTCTCCTGCCGACTGGTTTGTATTCAGGAATGTATAAAGATTTTTTCAATTTTGGTTCATTCACTTATATTCCATTGATAAATGAAACCGGTATAAAAACTGCAACGATAGATGTTCAAATCCAAACAAACTCAGTATTAATTGAGAAGCAATTTTACAGCGATCAGTTTATTCCGTGCAGGTGTATAAAAGGAGATGTGATCAATGAAAATATAGACTTAGGAAGAGAAACAGAAAATGACCCACTTTACCCCAATCCCGGGACAAACAATATTTATGTGCCGGAGGGAAAATCCGAACCATTCTTTATCTTCAATTCCGAAGGCATCAACATCCACAAGGGAATGTTAGAAAATGGTAGTTTTAATGTCGGCCTTTTAATCACAGGGAACTATGTTATTAAAATTCAATTCAAAGGGAAGGAGGTGGTGTATAAATTTATTAAAATCTAGTGCTGTTTTTTATTAATGGTGCGACCCAAGGTATTAACAATAGTCAACTCAGATATATTTAATTCATCGAATCTCAAGTTATGGATTGTAGCATTATGTATCCATTGTTCGTCGCAGTTACAAACTGCGATGCCGTAGGATTGCAGCATTTTTAATGCGGCCTGTTATCTCAATTTTTAATGAACTTCGACCAAGATATGTTAATGTCTTGAATTTGAAATATTTTGTATTATATTTGGAATAAATGGAGAAAAGATTCGCATAAACTGCGTTTAATTAATGTCTTGCATGTAGTTTTTGAATGTCGATGTGTACTCTATTGCGATTTATATATTGTTTTGGTTTTACAAGATGGATTTAAATTTGGAGCGGATTCATCAGTTTGAACATTTCCGCTTGTCCTAATTAATACAATCCATAAAATACAATTATGAAAAAAATAATTATATTGGTAACCATCATCCTACAAAGTGTTTTTGCATATGCTCAGGTAGCAGACTTTGAAGGGAATATATATGACACAGTAGTAATCGGGAAGCAAACCTGGCTAAAACAAAATCTACGATCAAAATATTACAGCGATGGTGTACCTATTCCACAAGAGTATTATTTGCCCACCAACGGAATGGATAGTTTGGTAAAACGTTATGGATATTTATATCATTACAAAGCATACAGTCGTGATGAAAGAGGAAAAAAAATTCATGGCGCTTGTCCTCATGGATATTTTATAGCGACCCCCACAGAACTTCACGAATTGATGATTTATTTGGATGCCGACACTACAGATATTTACTGGGGTCATTATCAAAATGTGAGTAAGAAACTAGCTGATACCAGTTGGCCATTTGCAACGAATTCTTCCGGATTGAGTCTTTTGCCAACCGGTTTGTATTCAGGCAAGAATAATGGGTTTTTTAATTTTGGTTCATTTACCTACATTCCATTGGGCAATGAAACTGGTTTAAAAACAGCTACAATACTTGTTATGATGCAATCAAACTCAGTATTAATTGAGAAGCAATTTTACAGCGATCAGTTTATTCCGTGCAGGTGTATAAAAGGAGATGTGATCAATGAAAATATAGACTTAGGAAGAGAAACAGAAAATTACCCACTTTACCCCAATCCCGGGACAAACAATATTTATGTGCCGGAGGGAAAATCCGAACCATTCTTTATCTTCAATTCCGGGGGACTCAGTATCCACAAGGGAATGTTAGAAAATGGTAGTTTTAATGTGGCCCATTTAAGCACGGGAAGTTATGTGATCAAAATTCAATTCAAAGGGAAGGAGGTAGTTTATAAATTTATAAAGATTTAGTGCTGTATTTTTATAATTGGTGTTAGACAAGATATTAACGAAAGACCATTCAAATATTTTATCATTGGATCGTAGCATTTTAAATGCGGCTTGATATTTCAATTGTAGATGAACGAAAAAGTACATTTGCTTAATCCGTCATCATAATTACTTTAAAAGTTGCAAACTTTATGGCGTATTGTTCCTCGGGTGCAAACCGCGGAAATCACATCGCATAAAATCTATAGATGAATTATTTAAAATTCAACCTAAAAAATCATTATCCAGATACCATAAATAACAATCCTTCAGTGTCTCTGCCAATGGCCTGGCATGAAAATTAATTTCCTGAACCGCTTTTGATTTTGAAATTTGAATGGGCGGATGAAGCAAGGTATCTATGGATTCCCGGGTATAAAGTGGAGCTGTTCCTGACAAAGCTGCATACCCCCTGATAAATGGTAAACCAATACGCGCCACTTGTTTTGAGAAAACCGGATAGTATTTTTTTCGGTCACTGATTTCAGCACACATCTCCGCAATTTCTTCCACACTGGCCCAGGCACCTGAAAAAATATACCTGCGAGCATTCAGCGTTTGTTCCCGATTGGAAGATAACTGAATAATTGTTGAAATTCCCTGCACCACATCCCGTACATCCACCCAATCAAATCCACCTCTTATCAATGCAGGTAGTTTGCCGGTGAATAATTTTCTTAAGAACACACCACTGAGAGAATTAAAATAATCGTGTGGACCAATGACCGCTGTAGGATGTATGACATAAGCATCCAATCCTTCCAATAACCCTCTTCTAGCCTCTTCATCTCCACGGACCTTGGAATAATCATATGCCATGCCATGAGGCGTAGCTGACGGACTGAGTTCTTTTACTACTGGACCTGATGCTGCCAAATCAAATGCATGAATGGAACTTAAATGTATCAACTTTCTCACGTCCTTCTTCAGGCAAGAGTTTACAATATTTGCCACCCCGATAGTATTGGTCTTATGAACCAACCCATGGGGATCTCCATCAATGGAGATCAACGCAGCGGTGTGCACCACAACCTCCGTATCTTTGCAAATTCTATTGCAAAAATCAGGCACCAAGATATCACCCACGATTTGTTCGACAGGAAGTCCTTCCAAAACAAATGATTTCTCAGTGGTCCTAAACGCAGCTCGTACTTGATGGCCTTGTGTGCAAAGTAGTCTGACCAGATTATTCCCTATGTGTCCTGTCGCGCCTGTAACCGTAATGTGCATGTGTTTGTATATGAAATTACAATGTTAGCAATAAAATAGGAAAGTTTGAAATCTATTGTTCGTCGCAGTTTTAAACTGCGATGCTGTAGGATGGTAGCATTTTCAATGCGGCCTGTTATCCCAATTGTTCATGAATGAAAAACCACCAATACTAATCCTTCAAAAAACGTGCATCAATAGTTAAACACTTTATAGCAAATTATTTCGAAGTTGCAAACCACGGAAATCAATATTCAATTAGAGTAAAATCATTACTACAAAAATTCCATCACAGCAAGAAAGGAATAACCGCTTTTCTGTCGGATGGGTAATTCTCAAATTCTTTTTTGTACCAGCGATGATGACTCCAGGCGCGGGGAAAAAGATTGGCAACT is part of the Candidatus Vicinibacter affinis genome and encodes:
- a CDS encoding T9SS type A sorting domain-containing protein; protein product: MKKIIILVTIILQSVFAYAQVADFEGNIYDTVVIGKQTWLKQNLRSKYYSDGVPIPQEYYLPTNGMDSLVKRYGYLYHYKAYSRDERGKKIHGACPHGYFIATPTELHELMIYLDADTTDIYWGHYQNVSKKLADTSWPFATNSSGLSLLPTGLYSGKNNGFFNFGSFTYIPLGNETGLKTATILVMMQSNSVLIEKQFYSDQFIPCRCIKGDVINENIDLGRETENYPLYPNPGTNNIYVPEGKSEPFFIFNSGGLSIHKGMLENGSFNVAHLSTGSYVIKIQFKGKEVVYKFIKI
- a CDS encoding T9SS type A sorting domain-containing protein translates to MKKIIILVTIILQSVFAYAQVTDFEGNIYDTVVIGKQTWLKQNLRSKYYSDGVPIPQEYYLPTNGIDSLVKRYGYLYHYKAYSRDERGKKIHGACPHGYFIATPAELHDLMIFLDADTSDIYWGKYSYVSKKLADTSWPYATNSSGLSLLPTGLYSGMYKDFFNFGSFTYIPLINETGIKTATIDVQIQTNSVLIEKQFYSDQFIPCRCIKGDVINENIDLGRETENDPLYPNPGTNNIYVPEGKSEPFFIFNSEGINIHKGMLENGSFNVGLLITGNYVIKIQFKGKEVVYKFIKI
- a CDS encoding glycoside hydrolase family 16 protein; protein product: MNREVNQVGKWIVYAILLVIINIHQIKAQIPVNDMTWDSIFYDAFNSLDTSRWNREYSWGRANNGLELCIDSNLIFQSGWLKIRTDTLVPNTNYSGKSYRYQGGILRSKASYKYGYFETSSKMPMGRGLWPAFWLLKINGCTWYNEIDINEPGGPQSETGSKTTLNYLWKWAHVDSCRSSPNQAIEVNVGNTAQEHKYGVLWQPGKMIWFLDDSVVYAESNIDSTPSNAMEIYLNFAIDPWNPPNGGSVFPKYYETNWIKVHQLKRACDVDTAPCPYNHATYDRKIKKSISLGGAGCSSSLSTQDQISLWATDYILLSDSVTLNQSGTGFISLNISACPN
- a CDS encoding NAD-dependent epimerase/dehydratase family protein, with the translated sequence MHITVTGATGHIGNNLVRLLCTQGHQVRAAFRTTEKSFVLEGLPVEQIVGDILVPDFCNRICKDTEVVVHTAALISIDGDPHGLVHKTNTIGVANIVNSCLKKDVRKLIHLSSIHAFDLAASGPVVKELSPSATPHGMAYDYSKVRGDEEARRGLLEGLDAYVIHPTAVIGPHDYFNSLSGVFLRKLFTGKLPALIRGGFDWVDVRDVVQGISTIIQLSSNREQTLNARRYIFSGAWASVEEIAEMCAEISDRKKYYPVFSKQVARIGLPFIRGYAALSGTAPLYTRESIDTLLHPPIQISKSKAVQEINFHARPLAETLKDCYLWYLDNDFLG